The Macaca nemestrina isolate mMacNem1 chromosome 15, mMacNem.hap1, whole genome shotgun sequence genome segment cggtggttcaagcctgtaatcccagcactttgggaggccaagacgggtggatcacgaggtcaggagatcaagaccatcctggctaacacggtgaaaccccgtctctactaaaaaaatacaaaaaaactagccgggcgaggtggcgggcgcctgtagtcccagctacttgggaggctaaggcaggagaatggtgtaaacccaggaggcggaacatgcagtgagctgagatccggccactgcactccagcctgggcgacagagcgagactctgtctcaaaaaaaaaaaaaaaaaaaaaaaaaagaaggcatttacTGGTGCACATATGCTGTGTGTACTTTTCTGAATGTAGGTTATACTTTAAGAAAAGTTCTGAAAAATCAGCtgagtacggtggctcacactgtaatcccaacactttgggaggccaaggtgggtgtatcacctgaggtcagtagtttaaaaccagcctggccaaatggcaaaaccccatctctactaaaaatacaaaaaattagctgggcatggtgacaggcacctgtaatcccagctacttgggaggctgaggcaggagaatcacttgaacccgggaggtgagccgagatcgcacgactgcattcctgcctgggcgacagagtaagactgtctcaaaaaaagaaaaaaagttctgaaaaatcaaatcaaaggcACATGTCCAAGCCCCATGTGGAAGAATGGTCAGGAGAGGGACATCTATTCATTTGGTGCACACTTACTGGGCCATCTACTATATACCAAGCACTTATTTAGGCATATTGATGCCATGGTGAGACAGGCAAGGCCTCTGCCTTCATGGGCTTCCGTTTTGGTGGAGGAGGAGTGGGAAGGAGAAACAAATCATAGATGAGGAACCAAGCACAAGAAATGCAGAAGAGGTGACTGTTACAAGGGTTAATAGGCAGGGTTATGTGATGTGACACAAAGAGGCGTTTAGCCGGAATGGTCAAAGAAGATCTCTTGAGGCGGTGACATTGGGCAAACACCTAAATGATGAGGAGTCACCATGGGGAGCTAGAACAGTAAAGAGAACAGCATGTGCACAGCTCCCGAGGCTGGAAGGAGCCATTCAAGGAGGCCTGTGGAGCAATGTGGAGAGAGGAAGGTGGCAGGTATGAATCAGTTCTAAGATAGCAGAGGCCTTGAATGGCAAGGTAGTGAGTTTGGATGTTATTCtaaatgggaaaacaaaaacaaaacaaggtgaCTTTGACCTCCTTTCTACCCTAGGTCTGCGGCCCAGAGGGCACCTTCTGCAAACATGTCTGTGGATCCCCTATCCAGCAAAGCTCTAAAGGTGAGGAGGCAGCCTCTGTTAACCCGTGaagccctccctccctgcccatgTAGAGCCTCGTCATCCCAACTTCCCCTTCTTTCCTGGAATCCCCTGGGTGGCTCAGCAGGCACCAGGCCTTCATGATGCCCAAGGGAAGGGCCACAGCCACAGGCTGGGACCAGGAGGCCTGGGCTCTGGTCACGGGCTGCATGTCCCTGGGGTAGGTCACTTCCCTCTCCATCCTCCTTCCCCATCGAGTCAATGCCCCCTGGTGCATTCAAAGGTGCTTTCCGGGCTGGGTTTctctggctgagtccagggcttGGCGCTAGGTTAGAATTCAGGTTGAGCCCGGGGTGGCCTCCTTTTGTGTCCGGATCCTAGTTTGGCCTGGTTTCCCCTTCCCGGATTCCTGCTCCCCTTCAGGGTTTTGGATCAAGTCCAACCACCACCTCGGTGGCTAAGGCAGTGAAAGAGGAACACCGAGGTGTGGAGCGGGGCACCGTCCCCagtccctgggcctcagtttccctatgcCCGCAGATCAAGCGAGAGCTGAGTGAGAACACGCCGCACCTGTCGGACGAGGCGCTGATGGGGCTGTCGGTGCGCGAGCTGAACCGGCACCTGCGCGGGCTCTCGGCCGAGGAGGTGACACGGCTCAAGCAGCGGCGCCGCACACTCAAAAACCGCGGCTACGCCGCCAGCTGCCGCGTGAAGCGCGTGTGCCAAAAGGAGGAGCTGCAGAAGCAGAAGTCGGAGCTGGAGCGCGAGGTGGACAAGCTGGCGCGCGAGAACGCCGCCATGCGCCTGGAGCTCGACGCGCTGCGCGGCAAGTGCGAGGCACTGCAGGGCTTCGCGCGCTCTGTGGCCG includes the following:
- the LOC105464454 gene encoding transcription factor MafF; the encoded protein is MSVDPLSSKALKIKRELSENTPHLSDEALMGLSVRELNRHLRGLSAEEVTRLKQRRRTLKNRGYAASCRVKRVCQKEELQKQKSELEREVDKLARENAAMRLELDALRGKCEALQGFARSVAAARGPTTLVAPASVITIVKSTPGSGSGPAPGADPAHGPASCS